In the genome of Candoia aspera isolate rCanAsp1 chromosome 1, rCanAsp1.hap2, whole genome shotgun sequence, one region contains:
- the FBXO5 gene encoding F-box only protein 5 isoform X1 has product MKRDFNHSHVYCGPSPLKITGTETKSEEPCSESYDEKCCKSCTREKLFYSDLHRASPKSFTLKSEEKPVHNKENQQVSQGHTESANEIDNENEDSGYSSLLGIQHKPSDNDDSMLLAGNINNTSNHSFNPRKNLLPVLHFEELVCSTLKKTSKRNPKSWALVLDKMASRKMEFVNLIGKKMGLDKLDILGELFHGKFRHLLANILIHLSYTDLINMAKVSITWKKILLNDKWAFQMYNKALKLSLQNSNAVAAKHSDTREYALHREPLTYIQKVATMQINFSKKTSRIKANNQSNQSSPSFSRHSQFSEVAKTLKNTESLKVCHRCGSPAKYDSHLQRATCVRDSCGFDFCTKCLCSYHSAKDCIIGKPVKTSFRLGPLPGSKKSKQNLRRL; this is encoded by the exons ATGAAACGTGATTTTAATCATAGCCATGTTTACTGTGGGCCTTCACCATTAAAAATAACTGGAACAGAAACAAAATCAGAAGAGCCTTGTTCTGAGAGTTACGATGAAAAATGTTGTAAAAGCTGTACCAGAGAGAAGCTATTCTATAGTGACCTGCACCGTGCAAGTCCCAAGAGTTTCACCCTGAAAAGTGAAGAAAAGCCTGTGCATAATAAAGAAAACCAACAAGTATCACAGGGGCATACTGAAAGCGCCAATGAAATTGACAATGAAAATGAAGACAGTGGATATTCCTCTTTGTTGGGCATTCAACACAAACCCAGTGACAATGATGACAGCATGTTATTGGCAGGGAATATCAACAATACATCAAATCATAGTTTCAATCCAAGAAAAAATTTACTTCCAGTCCTCCATTTTGAAGAACTTGTCTGCTCAACTTTGAAAAAAACTAGCAAAAGAAATCCAAAGTCATGGGCTCTTGTCTTAGATAAAATGGCTTCGAGGAAAATGGAATTTGTGAATCTCATTGGCAAAAAAATGGGATTAGATAAGCTAGATATTCTTGGAGAATTATTTCATGGCAAATTCAGACATCTATTAGCAAACATCTTAATACATCTTAGCTACACTGACTTGATAAA CATGGCTAAAGTTAGCATAACATGGAAGAAAATTCTACTGAATGACAAGTGGGCTTTCCAAATGTATAACAAAGCACTAAAGCTCAGTTTG CAGAATAGCAACGCAGTAGCTGCCAAACACTCTGATACGAGGGAATATGCTCTCCATCGTGAACCATTAACTTATATTCAGAAAGTAGCAACTATGCAAATCAACTTCTCTAAAAAAACATCCCGAATCAAAGCAAACAACCAGAGTAATCAGAGCTCTCCCTCTTTCAGCCGGCATTCACAATTTTCTGAG gtggccaagactttaaaaaatactgaGAGCCTGAAAGTTTGCCATCGCTGTGGTTCCCCTGCAAAATACGATTCCCATCTGCAAAGGGCAACGTGTGTCCGAGACAGCTGTGGTTTCGACTTTTGCACAAAGTGCTTGTGCAGCTACCATAGTGCCAAGGATTGCATCATTGGAAAGCCTGTGAAAACATCCTTCAGACTAGGACCTCTTCCTGGTagcaaaaaaagcaaacagaatttACGAAGACTATAA
- the FBXO5 gene encoding F-box only protein 5 isoform X2 has protein sequence MKRDFNHSHVYCGPSPLKITGTETKSEEPCSESYDEKCCKSCTREKLFYSDLHRASPKSFTLKSEEKPVHNKENQQVSQGHTESANEIDNENEDSGYSSLLGIQHKPSDNDDSMLLAGNINNTSNHSFNPRKNLLPVLHFEELVCSTLKKTSKRNPKSWALVLDKMASRKMEFVNLIGKKMGLDKLDILGELFHGKFRHLLANILIHLSYTDLINMAKVSITWKKILLNDKWAFQMYNKALKLSLNSNAVAAKHSDTREYALHREPLTYIQKVATMQINFSKKTSRIKANNQSNQSSPSFSRHSQFSEVAKTLKNTESLKVCHRCGSPAKYDSHLQRATCVRDSCGFDFCTKCLCSYHSAKDCIIGKPVKTSFRLGPLPGSKKSKQNLRRL, from the exons ATGAAACGTGATTTTAATCATAGCCATGTTTACTGTGGGCCTTCACCATTAAAAATAACTGGAACAGAAACAAAATCAGAAGAGCCTTGTTCTGAGAGTTACGATGAAAAATGTTGTAAAAGCTGTACCAGAGAGAAGCTATTCTATAGTGACCTGCACCGTGCAAGTCCCAAGAGTTTCACCCTGAAAAGTGAAGAAAAGCCTGTGCATAATAAAGAAAACCAACAAGTATCACAGGGGCATACTGAAAGCGCCAATGAAATTGACAATGAAAATGAAGACAGTGGATATTCCTCTTTGTTGGGCATTCAACACAAACCCAGTGACAATGATGACAGCATGTTATTGGCAGGGAATATCAACAATACATCAAATCATAGTTTCAATCCAAGAAAAAATTTACTTCCAGTCCTCCATTTTGAAGAACTTGTCTGCTCAACTTTGAAAAAAACTAGCAAAAGAAATCCAAAGTCATGGGCTCTTGTCTTAGATAAAATGGCTTCGAGGAAAATGGAATTTGTGAATCTCATTGGCAAAAAAATGGGATTAGATAAGCTAGATATTCTTGGAGAATTATTTCATGGCAAATTCAGACATCTATTAGCAAACATCTTAATACATCTTAGCTACACTGACTTGATAAA CATGGCTAAAGTTAGCATAACATGGAAGAAAATTCTACTGAATGACAAGTGGGCTTTCCAAATGTATAACAAAGCACTAAAGCTCAGTTTG AATAGCAACGCAGTAGCTGCCAAACACTCTGATACGAGGGAATATGCTCTCCATCGTGAACCATTAACTTATATTCAGAAAGTAGCAACTATGCAAATCAACTTCTCTAAAAAAACATCCCGAATCAAAGCAAACAACCAGAGTAATCAGAGCTCTCCCTCTTTCAGCCGGCATTCACAATTTTCTGAG gtggccaagactttaaaaaatactgaGAGCCTGAAAGTTTGCCATCGCTGTGGTTCCCCTGCAAAATACGATTCCCATCTGCAAAGGGCAACGTGTGTCCGAGACAGCTGTGGTTTCGACTTTTGCACAAAGTGCTTGTGCAGCTACCATAGTGCCAAGGATTGCATCATTGGAAAGCCTGTGAAAACATCCTTCAGACTAGGACCTCTTCCTGGTagcaaaaaaagcaaacagaatttACGAAGACTATAA